From the Myxococcales bacterium genome, one window contains:
- a CDS encoding nucleoside deaminase yields the protein MLLALEEARAAGRDGDVPVGAIIAALRDGVYAVIGKGRNRREVRGDPTAHAEVEALRDAATRLGHWRVEATLVVTQEPCPMCAGALVNARVKRLVYGCDNPKAGAVASLYQICSDPRLNHRLEVTAGVRAAECAAELRRFFEALRAQGQR from the coding sequence ATGCTGCTCGCCCTCGAAGAGGCGCGCGCAGCAGGTCGTGATGGTGATGTCCCGGTCGGCGCGATCATCGCGGCGCTGCGCGACGGCGTCTACGCCGTCATCGGCAAGGGCCGCAACCGACGCGAGGTCCGTGGCGATCCCACGGCCCACGCCGAGGTCGAGGCGCTGCGCGACGCCGCGACTCGCCTCGGTCACTGGCGGGTCGAGGCGACCTTGGTGGTGACCCAGGAGCCGTGCCCCATGTGCGCCGGTGCCCTGGTCAACGCCCGCGTCAAGCGCCTCGTCTACGGCTGCGACAACCCCAAGGCGGGGGCGGTCGCGAGCCTCTATCAGATCTGCAGCGACCCCCGGCTGAACCATCGGCTCGAGGTCACCGCCGGGGTCCGCGCCGCCGAGTGTGCCGCCGAGCTGCGGCGCTTCTTCGAGGCGCTCCGGGCCCAGGGTCAGCGCTGA
- a CDS encoding UDP-glucose/GDP-mannose dehydrogenase family protein has protein sequence MQIAVIGARYVGLVTGTGFAEFGHDVTCVDVDHALVATLERGDAPFYEPGLQDMIRRNVARGRLRFTTEIATAVAGAEVVFIAVGTPSTGDGGPELQFVHAAATQIGAALTGFAVIVTKSTVPPGTAEAVRALVANATAHPFVIAANPEFLREGDAIEDFLRPARVVIGADDRRAVDTLVELYRGVLGTADRIQVMDLRSAELAKYAANSMLATRVSFMNELARLCEAIDADIDHVRAVVGADPRIGASFLAAGVGFGGSCLPKDLRALRHLATQVDVELRVVDAAERANQRQQRWLGDQILARLGPRVAGARVALWGLAFKPETDDIREAPALATIAQLQAAGAVVVAYDPVVSARPCAELAPPLELVTDPYLAATGADALALVTEWREFLAPDLERLRAIMRTPLVFDGRNAWSPAAMRAAGFDYYGLGRRAAGGPS, from the coding sequence ATGCAGATCGCGGTCATCGGCGCCCGCTACGTCGGGCTGGTCACCGGGACCGGCTTCGCCGAGTTCGGCCACGACGTGACCTGCGTCGACGTGGACCACGCGCTGGTGGCGACGCTGGAGCGCGGCGACGCACCGTTCTACGAGCCCGGCCTCCAGGACATGATCCGCCGCAACGTCGCGCGCGGGCGCCTGCGCTTCACGACCGAGATCGCCACGGCGGTCGCGGGGGCGGAGGTCGTGTTCATCGCCGTCGGGACGCCGTCGACCGGCGACGGCGGGCCCGAGCTGCAGTTCGTCCACGCGGCCGCGACGCAGATCGGCGCCGCGCTGACCGGCTTCGCGGTGATCGTCACCAAGAGCACCGTGCCGCCGGGCACGGCCGAAGCCGTCCGCGCGCTGGTGGCGAACGCCACGGCGCACCCGTTCGTGATCGCCGCCAACCCCGAGTTCCTGCGCGAGGGTGACGCCATCGAGGACTTCCTGCGCCCAGCCCGCGTCGTCATCGGCGCGGACGATCGGCGCGCCGTCGACACGTTGGTCGAGCTGTACCGCGGGGTGCTCGGGACCGCCGACCGCATCCAGGTGATGGACCTCCGGTCGGCCGAGCTCGCCAAGTACGCCGCCAACAGCATGCTCGCGACGCGCGTGTCGTTCATGAACGAGCTGGCGCGGTTGTGCGAGGCGATCGACGCTGACATCGATCACGTGCGCGCCGTGGTCGGCGCCGATCCGCGCATCGGCGCGTCGTTCCTCGCGGCCGGCGTCGGGTTCGGCGGCAGCTGCCTGCCCAAGGATCTGCGCGCGCTGCGCCACCTGGCGACGCAGGTCGACGTCGAGCTGCGGGTCGTCGATGCCGCCGAGCGGGCGAACCAGCGCCAGCAGCGCTGGTTGGGCGACCAGATCCTCGCTCGGCTCGGGCCGCGCGTCGCGGGCGCGCGCGTCGCGCTCTGGGGGCTCGCGTTCAAGCCCGAGACCGACGACATCCGCGAAGCGCCGGCGCTGGCGACGATCGCGCAGCTCCAGGCGGCCGGGGCGGTCGTCGTCGCCTACGATCCGGTCGTGTCCGCGCGGCCGTGCGCCGAGCTGGCGCCGCCGCTCGAGCTCGTCACGGATCCCTACCTGGCGGCGACGGGGGCCGACGCGCTCGCGCTCGTGACCGAGTGGCGCGAGTTCCTGGCGCCGGATCTCGAGCGCCTGCGGGCGATCATGCGGACCCCGCTCGTGTTCGATGGGCGCAACGCCTGGAGTCCGGCGGCGATGCGCGCGGCGGGCTTCGACTACTACGGGCTCGGGCGCCGCGCGGCCGGCGGGCCGAGCTAG
- a CDS encoding ATP-binding protein has protein sequence MSTTPSAMPSVLVSPDGRYMVVRIPTGVAISSLPPAHTVTIEAPGAGAFAIVHDELWLDAAGTLRRYGLRGRALVGAELPARDGRLIVPEGGSRTALWRDDARAVLLTAPGDVVVAEPFEVRLTTEDVLIALGGRQLAVCRADAIRIVDVRRGEIGQFRLRGDGRLLSGHTAFGGRWLVLHLRNEAGTDRLAVVNRGAVVHEIDIPPTHHVAVAGTRGLALTVGEGGEIAAYDLRTRARIGTRQTPFAVRDIAITPSGTDFIVVDEDAADHPAVWVSFVDAFGVTLAEAATAARLSTDADEDARADDEVVPADLGAVEAAPRPPPAAPPPDAVEAAPPRPRPAPRAPRPRPDQAAEHVAAQRVLEIAMCHAALLFERLFFLCRNVGLLPRTTSADDPLAPIVISDADVNTILSGLERIKQAPSGQRQAPPDPFAPRIEASRAVLAAAFADPSVERCGLVRLIRAFELDDVLTDLFLLALASDWDLRLTRLSGFLNNDASALRVKMGHLAMAAQVGPPSIGTDVLDRIERGLFAPGLLVREATADAPLVGQVVRCPDFIVELSTSLLDEDHAVDAVPWAQLRWAADEKNHLRGILRRELTRTGAGRLVVIEGPPGSGRQASALAAGLEDGREVEVCDLAQRSKQETPRIEQALSRCVYRAHARRGILVVRSDGILRAHARLWDHLWSLVSRFGVRCLVLVRTGELESIPTSVRFVRHGTPHLRPEDRRELWDLALAERGIPIAPAVLDDVAARYAVTPGRLLEVADELNVGRAERGDAPLEVNDIRETLRAITVQRLSNLATRYDSSITLDDLIYPESVVQRLQELVHRVKYRHRVLSGWQFADKAHESYGVSALFLGPPGTGKTAGAAALANALEIDLYIVDFSSVMSKWVGETEQNLAKVFDESEASSVGLLFDEADALFGKRSSNQDSSSDRYANLTVNYLIQRMESFSGLAILTTNLETAMDDAFQRRITARIRFPPSEERQRQSLWKHLLPGGVRYAPDVDLGALASMYKMEGAYIRRALTRAAFRAASSGRAEPILTQRDLLWAALAEYEDMGRVAHLNSGAERTDGGPA, from the coding sequence GTGAGCACGACACCGTCCGCGATGCCCAGCGTGCTGGTGTCTCCAGACGGGCGCTACATGGTCGTGCGGATCCCCACCGGGGTCGCCATCTCGAGCTTGCCTCCGGCCCACACGGTGACGATCGAGGCGCCCGGGGCCGGCGCGTTCGCGATCGTCCACGACGAGCTGTGGCTCGACGCCGCGGGCACGCTCCGCCGCTACGGGCTGCGCGGGCGCGCGCTGGTCGGCGCCGAGCTGCCGGCGCGGGACGGGCGGCTGATCGTCCCCGAGGGCGGATCGCGGACGGCGCTGTGGCGCGACGACGCGCGGGCGGTCCTGTTGACCGCGCCCGGCGACGTCGTGGTCGCCGAGCCGTTCGAGGTCCGCCTGACGACCGAGGACGTGCTGATCGCGCTCGGCGGCCGCCAGCTCGCGGTCTGCCGCGCCGACGCGATCCGGATCGTCGACGTCCGCCGCGGTGAGATCGGCCAGTTCCGGTTGCGCGGCGACGGGCGACTCCTGTCGGGGCACACCGCGTTCGGCGGGCGCTGGCTCGTGCTCCACCTCCGGAACGAGGCCGGCACCGACCGGCTCGCCGTGGTCAACCGCGGCGCGGTGGTCCACGAGATCGACATCCCGCCGACCCACCACGTCGCGGTGGCCGGCACGCGCGGCCTCGCCCTGACGGTCGGCGAAGGCGGCGAGATCGCCGCCTACGACCTGCGGACCCGGGCGCGGATCGGGACGCGCCAGACGCCGTTCGCGGTCCGCGACATCGCGATCACGCCGTCCGGCACCGACTTCATCGTCGTCGACGAGGACGCCGCCGATCACCCGGCCGTCTGGGTGTCGTTCGTGGACGCGTTCGGCGTCACGCTGGCGGAGGCCGCGACCGCCGCCCGCCTCAGCACCGACGCGGACGAGGACGCGCGCGCGGACGACGAGGTGGTCCCCGCGGACCTGGGCGCCGTCGAGGCCGCCCCGCGCCCGCCACCAGCCGCGCCGCCGCCGGACGCCGTCGAGGCCGCGCCCCCGCGCCCGCGCCCCGCGCCCCGCGCCCCGCGCCCGCGCCCGGATCAGGCGGCGGAGCACGTGGCGGCCCAGCGCGTCCTCGAGATCGCGATGTGCCACGCGGCGCTGCTGTTCGAGCGCCTGTTCTTCCTGTGTCGCAACGTGGGCCTGTTGCCGCGCACCACGTCGGCCGACGATCCGCTCGCGCCGATCGTGATCAGCGACGCGGACGTCAACACGATCTTGTCCGGGCTCGAGCGGATCAAGCAGGCGCCGTCGGGCCAGCGCCAGGCGCCGCCGGATCCGTTCGCCCCGCGGATCGAGGCCTCGCGCGCGGTCCTGGCGGCGGCGTTCGCCGACCCGTCCGTCGAGCGATGCGGGCTGGTCCGGCTGATCCGCGCGTTCGAGCTCGACGACGTGTTGACCGATCTGTTCCTGCTGGCGCTCGCCTCGGACTGGGACCTGCGCCTCACGCGGCTGAGCGGCTTCCTCAACAACGACGCCTCGGCGCTGCGGGTCAAGATGGGCCACCTGGCGATGGCCGCCCAGGTCGGGCCACCGTCGATCGGGACCGACGTGCTCGACCGGATCGAGCGCGGCCTGTTCGCGCCGGGCCTGCTGGTGCGCGAGGCCACGGCCGACGCGCCGCTCGTCGGCCAGGTCGTGCGGTGCCCGGACTTCATCGTCGAGCTCAGCACCTCGCTGCTCGACGAGGATCACGCCGTCGACGCGGTGCCGTGGGCGCAGCTGCGCTGGGCGGCGGACGAGAAGAACCACCTCCGCGGCATCCTCCGGCGCGAGCTGACCCGGACCGGCGCGGGCCGCCTGGTGGTGATCGAAGGCCCGCCCGGCTCGGGACGTCAGGCGAGCGCCCTGGCCGCGGGGCTCGAGGATGGGCGGGAGGTCGAGGTCTGCGACCTGGCCCAGCGCTCCAAGCAAGAGACGCCGCGGATCGAACAGGCGCTGTCGCGCTGCGTCTACCGCGCCCACGCGCGGCGCGGCATCCTGGTGGTGCGCTCCGACGGCATCCTGCGGGCCCACGCCCGCCTGTGGGACCACCTGTGGTCCCTGGTCAGCCGCTTCGGCGTGCGGTGCCTGGTGCTGGTGCGCACCGGCGAGCTCGAGAGCATCCCGACGTCGGTGCGGTTCGTCCGGCACGGCACGCCCCACCTGCGCCCCGAGGATCGGCGAGAGCTGTGGGACCTGGCCCTGGCCGAGCGCGGCATCCCCATCGCCCCGGCGGTCCTGGACGACGTCGCCGCGCGCTACGCGGTCACGCCCGGCCGCCTCCTCGAGGTCGCCGATGAGCTCAACGTCGGGCGCGCCGAGCGCGGCGACGCCCCGCTCGAGGTCAACGACATCCGCGAGACGCTGCGCGCGATCACGGTCCAGCGCCTGAGCAACCTCGCGACCCGCTACGACTCGTCGATCACGCTCGACGATCTGATCTACCCCGAGTCGGTGGTGCAGCGGCTCCAGGAGCTGGTCCACCGCGTGAAGTACCGCCACCGCGTGCTCTCGGGCTGGCAGTTCGCCGACAAGGCCCACGAGAGCTACGGCGTCTCGGCGCTGTTCCTGGGCCCGCCCGGCACCGGCAAGACCGCGGGCGCGGCCGCGCTGGCGAACGCGCTCGAGATCGACCTGTACATCGTGGATTTCTCGTCGGTGATGAGCAAGTGGGTGGGCGAGACCGAGCAGAACCTCGCCAAGGTCTTCGACGAGTCCGAGGCCTCGAGCGTCGGGCTGCTGTTCGACGAGGCCGACGCCTTGTTCGGCAAGCGCAGCTCGAACCAGGACAGCTCGTCCGACCGCTACGCCAACTTGACCGTGAACTACCTCATCCAGCGGATGGAGTCGTTCAGCGGGCTCGCGATCCTCACGACCAACCTCGAGACCGCGATGGACGACGCGTTCCAGCGCCGCATCACGGCGCGGATCCGCTTCCCGCCCTCCGAGGAGCGGCAGCGGCAGAGCCTGTGGAAGCACCTGCTGCCCGGGGGCGTGCGCTACGCGCCCGACGTCGATCTAGGCGCCCTGGCGTCGATGTACAAGATGGAGGGGGCGTACATCAGGCGCGCGCTCACGCGCGCGGCGTTTCGCGCGGCCAGCAGCGGACGCGCCGAGCCGATCCTGACGCAGCGCGACCTCCTGTGGGCGGCGCTCGCCGAGTACGAAGACATGGGCCGCGTGGCCCACCTCAACAGCGGGGCCGAGCGCACCGACGGTGGCCCGGCGTGA
- a CDS encoding class I SAM-dependent methyltransferase, producing MRDQADEAAFVTEPLPTNQRAADPLFGRLFGLMRQGLVAGGSEMGLGLTLFSLCTSIRAVTVVEVGRFKGFSTLCLAAGLRFLDDGWDEPAQHKQRPDLDYATIERPTPRTLLSIDPFPTPEARALIEEAGLSAYVEFLDARSDEVELTGQADLLFIDGDHSYAGCRADVERFVPRHVRPGGYFVLHDYFGWFDAAGRNGSPIKQVADELVAQARYQHLLIDTCYQSFVVFRVPDDGE from the coding sequence ATGCGCGACCAGGCGGACGAAGCCGCGTTCGTGACCGAGCCGCTGCCGACGAACCAGCGCGCCGCCGACCCGCTGTTCGGACGGCTGTTCGGCTTGATGCGCCAGGGCCTCGTCGCGGGCGGCTCCGAGATGGGGCTCGGGCTCACGCTGTTCTCGCTCTGCACGAGCATCCGCGCGGTGACCGTGGTCGAGGTCGGCCGCTTCAAGGGCTTCTCGACGCTCTGCCTCGCGGCCGGCCTCCGCTTCCTCGACGACGGCTGGGACGAGCCGGCGCAGCACAAGCAGCGGCCGGACCTCGACTACGCGACGATCGAGCGCCCGACGCCGCGGACGCTCTTGTCGATCGATCCGTTCCCGACGCCCGAGGCCCGGGCGCTGATCGAGGAGGCCGGCCTCAGCGCCTACGTGGAGTTCCTGGACGCGCGGTCCGACGAGGTCGAGCTCACCGGCCAGGCCGACCTGCTCTTCATCGATGGCGATCACTCGTACGCGGGCTGTCGCGCGGACGTCGAGCGCTTCGTGCCCCGCCACGTCCGCCCCGGCGGCTACTTCGTGCTGCACGACTACTTCGGCTGGTTCGACGCCGCCGGCCGCAACGGCTCGCCGATCAAGCAGGTCGCCGACGAGCTGGTCGCGCAGGCGCGCTACCAGCACCTGCTGATCGACACCTGCTACCAGTCGTTCGTCGTCTTCCGGGTGCCCGACGACGGCGAGTGA
- a CDS encoding glycosyltransferase family 4 protein, producing the protein MKVQFFIPHAAPYDAQTVRNRPTGGTERSTIFLGEALARLGHEVRWATTWAELAEVDGDWADVVLTQHAEVFARFNARARRIWWCHQFTDRPFIIEQAKHARRHADDVVVLSLFHQRDFQRNLGMESVVIGYGLWHDEIVAADKDPTRLIYCSVPHRGLELVPDLFAQIRREEPTATLTVCSSMATWGTPAEDAHFAELFGRLRATDGVQMRGGLAQPELWRELATASVFFYPCTYQETYCMAMDEAMAHGCVPVIPPIGALPERWPPTQRLARQAVYELRAAAARRRQVPRPLDWSVVAEKWVSLFQA; encoded by the coding sequence ATGAAGGTCCAGTTCTTCATCCCGCACGCCGCCCCGTACGACGCCCAGACGGTGCGGAACCGCCCCACCGGCGGCACGGAGCGGTCGACGATCTTCCTCGGCGAGGCCCTCGCGCGCCTCGGTCACGAGGTGCGCTGGGCGACCACGTGGGCCGAGCTGGCCGAGGTCGACGGCGACTGGGCCGACGTGGTCCTGACGCAGCACGCCGAGGTGTTCGCGCGGTTCAACGCCCGCGCGCGCCGCATCTGGTGGTGCCACCAGTTCACCGATCGGCCGTTCATCATCGAGCAGGCGAAGCACGCCCGGCGCCACGCCGACGACGTCGTGGTGCTGTCGCTGTTCCACCAGCGCGACTTCCAGCGCAACCTGGGCATGGAGTCGGTCGTGATCGGGTACGGGCTCTGGCACGACGAGATCGTCGCGGCCGACAAGGATCCGACGCGGCTGATCTACTGCAGCGTCCCGCACCGCGGCCTCGAGCTCGTCCCGGACCTGTTCGCGCAGATCCGGCGCGAGGAGCCGACGGCGACGCTGACGGTGTGCAGCTCGATGGCCACCTGGGGCACGCCCGCCGAGGACGCGCACTTCGCCGAGCTGTTCGGGCGGCTGCGGGCCACCGACGGGGTCCAGATGCGCGGCGGGCTGGCGCAGCCCGAGCTGTGGCGCGAGCTCGCCACCGCCAGCGTGTTCTTCTATCCGTGCACCTACCAGGAGACGTACTGCATGGCGATGGACGAGGCCATGGCCCACGGGTGCGTCCCTGTGATCCCACCGATCGGGGCCTTGCCGGAGCGGTGGCCGCCGACCCAGCGGCTCGCGCGCCAGGCCGTCTACGAGCTCCGGGCGGCGGCGGCGCGGCGGCGGCAGGTGCCGCGGCCGCTCGACTGGAGCGTCGTCGCCGAGAAGTGGGTGTCGCTGTTTCAGGCGTGA
- a CDS encoding class I SAM-dependent methyltransferase — translation MSAAMPETPAVPRIDRIPFDGCPLCDTASADLALTWEVTTHPLFLPGMEPTQRWRRCVACGHIYTEGHWPETALARIFAGPHPGQMPGDGDVEHDRQVWAPVVERLHDLGAPRPGRWLDVGFGNGALMTTADEFGNEVVGLDLRADVVERMRAWGYDARCAALEAATFAEPFDVVVLADVIEHVPRPGALLAEAARVVTPGGLLFVSTPNVDAFAFRMLANDAHPYWGEIEHFHAFGRQRLCDLLATHGFEAIHYAISQRYVACMEIVARRRGNTRTNR, via the coding sequence GTGAGCGCTGCCATGCCCGAAACTCCCGCCGTCCCGCGCATCGATCGCATTCCGTTTGACGGGTGTCCGCTGTGCGACACGGCCAGCGCCGACCTGGCGCTGACCTGGGAGGTCACGACCCACCCGCTGTTCTTGCCCGGGATGGAGCCGACGCAGCGCTGGCGGCGCTGCGTCGCGTGTGGGCACATCTACACCGAGGGGCACTGGCCGGAGACGGCGCTCGCGCGCATCTTCGCCGGTCCCCATCCCGGCCAGATGCCTGGGGACGGCGACGTCGAGCACGATCGCCAGGTGTGGGCGCCCGTCGTCGAGCGGCTCCACGATCTCGGCGCGCCGCGCCCCGGGCGCTGGCTAGACGTCGGATTTGGCAATGGTGCGCTAATGACGACCGCCGATGAGTTCGGCAACGAGGTCGTCGGCCTCGACCTGCGCGCCGATGTCGTCGAGCGCATGCGCGCCTGGGGTTACGACGCGCGGTGCGCGGCGCTCGAGGCCGCGACCTTCGCGGAGCCGTTCGACGTGGTCGTGCTCGCCGATGTGATCGAGCACGTGCCGCGGCCGGGGGCGCTGCTCGCCGAGGCGGCGCGCGTGGTGACGCCAGGCGGGCTGCTGTTCGTGTCGACCCCCAACGTCGACGCATTCGCCTTCCGGATGCTGGCGAACGACGCGCACCCGTACTGGGGTGAGATCGAGCATTTTCATGCGTTTGGGCGACAGCGACTCTGTGATCTGCTCGCCACGCACGGCTTCGAGGCGATCCACTACGCGATCAGCCAGCGCTACGTCGCGTGCATGGAGATCGTCGCGCGGCGGCGCGGCAATACTCGGACCAATCGCTGA
- a CDS encoding DUF4157 domain-containing protein — protein sequence MSRRDLEQEHEALEAPAPARRPAPSAVMQLQRSMGNARLLQLRALQRRESGQAVNPMEFIQKDLEAKAAAGKYDARSLEQEGEAITVPSGGDPLPAPLQRHAESHLGVPMGDVQVITNGDAATRPINALAFTTEDAGRPKVVLGSDVNLETPDGQFTLMHELTHVAQQKQGLSAGLTGLGGDAGQRESLEQHADSVAAKMCQGGGTGHCTDPSHKH from the coding sequence ATGAGTCGTCGCGATCTCGAGCAAGAGCACGAGGCGCTCGAGGCCCCCGCGCCGGCGCGCCGGCCGGCGCCGAGCGCGGTCATGCAGCTCCAGCGCTCGATGGGCAACGCCCGCCTCTTGCAGCTCCGCGCGCTGCAGCGGCGCGAGTCCGGTCAGGCCGTGAACCCGATGGAGTTCATCCAGAAGGATCTCGAGGCCAAGGCCGCGGCGGGCAAGTACGACGCGCGCTCCCTCGAGCAAGAGGGCGAGGCGATCACCGTGCCGAGCGGGGGCGACCCCCTGCCCGCGCCGCTCCAGCGGCACGCGGAGTCGCACCTCGGTGTGCCGATGGGGGACGTGCAGGTCATCACCAACGGCGACGCGGCGACCCGGCCGATCAACGCGCTCGCGTTCACGACCGAGGACGCCGGGCGGCCCAAGGTCGTCCTGGGCAGCGACGTCAACCTCGAGACGCCCGACGGACAGTTCACGTTGATGCACGAGCTGACGCACGTCGCGCAGCAGAAGCAGGGCCTGTCGGCAGGCCTGACGGGCCTCGGCGGCGACGCCGGCCAGCGCGAGAGCCTCGAGCAACACGCCGACTCGGTCGCCGCCAAGATGTGCCAGGGCGGCGGGACGGGGCACTGCACCGATCCGTCGCACAAGCACTGA
- a CDS encoding SDR family oxidoreductase, producing MRSLVTGGAGFVGSHLCEALVARGDDVVCVDNFYTGRRANVAAVADAPNFELIEHDVNTPLALEVDRVFHLACPASPVHYQRDRIWTLRTAVLGTMNVLELARTAKARVLIASTSEVYGDPLVHPQVETYWGNVNPIGPRACYDEGKRCAETLTVGYADQHQVQTRIARIFNTYGPRMDLDDGRVVSNFIVQALRGEALTLYGDGRQTRSFCFVTDLVAALIALIETPSDPGPVNLGNPAEITMVELAAAVLALTGATSGTRHQAAPIDDPARRRPDITKAQRILGWTPQVELADGLRATIADLGARLDPTSSA from the coding sequence ATGCGTTCGTTGGTCACCGGCGGCGCCGGCTTCGTGGGGTCGCACCTGTGCGAGGCGCTGGTCGCGCGCGGCGACGACGTCGTGTGCGTCGACAACTTCTACACGGGACGACGCGCGAACGTCGCCGCTGTGGCCGACGCCCCGAACTTCGAGCTGATCGAGCACGACGTGAACACGCCCCTCGCGCTCGAGGTCGACCGCGTCTTTCACCTCGCGTGCCCGGCGTCGCCGGTGCACTACCAGCGCGATCGGATCTGGACGCTCCGGACCGCGGTGCTCGGGACGATGAACGTCCTCGAGCTGGCGCGGACGGCCAAGGCCCGCGTGCTCATCGCCTCGACCAGCGAGGTCTACGGCGACCCGCTGGTCCACCCGCAGGTCGAGACCTACTGGGGCAACGTCAACCCGATCGGGCCGCGCGCCTGCTACGACGAGGGCAAGCGCTGCGCCGAGACGTTGACCGTCGGGTACGCCGATCAGCACCAGGTCCAGACCAGGATCGCAAGGATCTTCAACACCTACGGTCCACGGATGGACCTCGACGACGGTCGGGTCGTGTCCAACTTCATCGTCCAGGCGCTCCGCGGCGAGGCGCTGACGCTCTACGGCGACGGGCGCCAGACTCGCTCGTTCTGCTTCGTCACCGACCTCGTGGCCGCGCTGATCGCGCTGATCGAGACCCCGTCGGATCCCGGGCCCGTGAACCTCGGCAACCCCGCCGAGATCACGATGGTCGAGCTCGCCGCCGCGGTCCTGGCGCTGACCGGCGCGACCTCGGGGACGCGCCACCAGGCCGCCCCGATCGACGATCCCGCGCGCCGCCGGCCCGACATCACCAAGGCCCAGCGGATCCTCGGGTGGACGCCGCAGGTCGAGCTCGCCGACGGGCTCCGCGCGACGATCGCCGACCTCGGCGCCCGGCTGGACCCCACGTCGAGCGCGTGA